A section of the Pedobacter sp. HDW13 genome encodes:
- a CDS encoding ABC transporter permease → MFKLNLKIALRNLWRNKGFTLINLGGLAIGLASCMILLLYVAYEYGYDKQFTDYDKTYVLYNNQKTATETFSFMAFPGKLKDEISEKVPGVAQVSRLSYPEETLLSYNQNNFKKSAVFGDPGFLRMFDYKVLKGNKNTFLQSTDGVILSETLAKNLFGNEDPLNKTVKLDNKENLRVEGVIADRPKNSTLGIDYIMSWKLYDKLNPWTQTSGWGNNYCMMFVQLQDNATFDRVNNQLKGMIKAHDKEATGEPFMHPLSKWHLYDKFENGKNVGGRIDQLRIFFLLAFCILLIACVNFMNLSTAKSEKRAREVGVRKAIGSSRNNLVGQFMFESVLLTTLSMMVAFVLIEVSLPYFNNLLGITLGIDYSDYKFWSVFLGLTLLTAIIAGSYPAFYLSSFDPVKVLKGFKLSGGSSLSIRKFLVVFQFVFAACIIVCTAVIYQQLNYIKNKPIGYNRTNLVQIPTEGEFAKPEKRKILRDELMKAGAITAFTEYSQSLTAGGNNTYGISWPGKNAKDKVLVNFRFTNLDLTKTTGMEILQGRDFSKEFVDTANVLVNEALVKVMGMKDPVGKMISWDQPIRIIGVLKDYVMESPYQKAAPLLIAQNPDRATTIIMRLNDKNNITTSVNQISEAIKKLNPSYPAEVKFVDENFKAKFRNEQLLGTLSNWFGGFAIFISCLGLLGLALFMAEQRKKEISIRKVLGASTANILTLLNKDFIKLVAIANIIAFPLAYIIINKWLSAYEYRINVSALPFIAAITLSVLIAILTVSIQSVKVAKANPVDALKYE, encoded by the coding sequence ATGTTCAAATTAAACCTAAAAATAGCCTTACGTAACCTTTGGAGAAACAAGGGCTTCACGCTGATTAATTTGGGCGGATTAGCCATTGGTTTGGCAAGTTGTATGATTTTGCTATTGTATGTAGCCTACGAATATGGCTACGATAAACAGTTTACCGATTACGACAAAACTTATGTATTGTATAATAATCAGAAAACAGCTACAGAAACCTTCAGTTTTATGGCTTTTCCCGGGAAGTTGAAAGATGAAATCAGCGAGAAAGTACCTGGTGTTGCGCAGGTTAGTCGCCTGTCTTACCCAGAAGAAACGCTCCTGTCATACAACCAGAACAACTTTAAAAAGAGTGCAGTTTTTGGCGATCCCGGTTTTCTCAGGATGTTCGATTATAAGGTTTTAAAAGGGAATAAAAATACCTTTTTACAAAGCACTGATGGTGTGATTTTATCAGAAACCCTGGCTAAAAATCTTTTTGGTAATGAAGATCCTCTAAACAAAACAGTAAAGCTTGATAATAAAGAGAATTTAAGGGTAGAAGGAGTTATAGCAGACCGCCCTAAAAATTCGACTCTAGGGATTGATTATATCATGTCGTGGAAACTGTACGATAAGCTAAATCCGTGGACCCAAACCAGTGGCTGGGGTAATAACTACTGTATGATGTTTGTTCAACTGCAGGACAATGCGACTTTTGACCGGGTTAACAATCAGCTAAAAGGCATGATTAAGGCACATGATAAGGAGGCTACAGGCGAGCCCTTTATGCACCCGCTTTCCAAATGGCATCTGTACGATAAATTTGAGAACGGCAAAAATGTTGGTGGAAGAATAGACCAGTTGCGGATATTTTTTCTTTTAGCCTTTTGCATCCTCCTTATTGCATGTGTTAATTTCATGAACCTTTCTACAGCCAAATCCGAAAAAAGAGCACGCGAAGTTGGAGTACGAAAAGCCATCGGTTCATCACGTAATAACCTAGTAGGTCAGTTCATGTTCGAATCCGTTTTGCTTACCACGCTGAGTATGATGGTCGCTTTTGTATTGATCGAAGTTAGTTTGCCTTATTTTAACAACCTGTTAGGCATCACGCTAGGGATCGATTACAGCGATTATAAATTCTGGTCAGTATTTTTAGGTTTAACATTGCTAACCGCCATCATAGCAGGAAGCTACCCTGCATTTTACCTTTCTTCTTTCGATCCGGTTAAAGTGCTCAAAGGATTTAAACTCTCGGGCGGTTCATCTTTATCCATCCGTAAATTTCTGGTGGTTTTCCAGTTTGTGTTTGCGGCCTGTATAATCGTTTGTACCGCGGTAATTTATCAGCAGTTAAACTACATTAAAAATAAGCCAATAGGATATAACCGGACAAATTTAGTGCAAATTCCTACCGAAGGTGAGTTTGCAAAGCCCGAAAAACGTAAAATACTGCGAGATGAATTAATGAAAGCAGGCGCCATAACTGCTTTTACAGAGTATAGCCAATCTCTAACTGCCGGTGGCAACAATACCTATGGCATAAGCTGGCCTGGTAAAAACGCTAAAGACAAAGTACTAGTAAATTTTAGGTTTACCAATCTCGATCTGACCAAAACCACTGGAATGGAAATTTTGCAGGGAAGGGATTTTTCAAAAGAGTTTGTCGATACTGCCAATGTCCTGGTTAATGAGGCACTGGTTAAGGTAATGGGCATGAAAGATCCGGTTGGTAAAATGATTAGCTGGGACCAGCCAATCAGGATTATCGGAGTATTGAAAGATTATGTAATGGAATCGCCTTATCAGAAAGCTGCGCCATTGCTTATTGCGCAGAATCCTGATCGCGCTACCACCATCATTATGCGTTTAAACGATAAAAATAACATTACAACATCGGTTAATCAGATTAGCGAAGCCATTAAAAAATTAAATCCATCTTATCCGGCTGAGGTTAAGTTTGTGGACGAAAATTTTAAGGCAAAATTTAGAAACGAACAGCTATTGGGCACACTTTCTAACTGGTTTGGTGGTTTTGCAATATTTATTTCTTGCTTAGGATTACTTGGTCTTGCACTATTTATGGCCGAGCAGCGCAAAAAAGAAATTAGTATACGCAAGGTATTGGGAGCCAGTACAGCCAATATCCTCACTTTACTGAATAAAGATTTTATTAAACTGGTGGCCATTGCCAATATCATTGCATTTCCGCTGGCTTATATCATTATCAATAAATGGCTTTCCGCTTATGAGTACAGAATTAATGTTTCTGCTTTGCCTTTTATTGCTGCCATTACCTTGTCGGTGCTGATTGCCATTTTAACAGTAAGTATCCAGTCGGTAAAAGTAGCCAAGGCTAACCCGGTTGATGCTTTAAAATACGAGTAA
- a CDS encoding ABC transporter permease, with protein sequence MFKLNLKIALRNLWRNKGITAINVGGLAIALAAFILVMLYFTYETSFDKSNPNYKNIYVVGRIYPDFKTNYTPPPLAKAIKQHFPEVEKAGITKGSFFELVLKNGKNTIFTNNFMQADYAAAEILDLKPTGGLERPAGNEERVSYLSKESMKTLFPNKTDNKPEMVIVGSSVMGITSKINGSIVNNTHSNVTFDGISIGNEIGQGENYGHNNYTTYIQVKPGTDVANLTEKITSLYRAELLKEETDRETIDKIKGISTFLDPLSNQHLKPKAGNDAPYKILIALSVLGVLILVIASVNFTNLSIAQATKRAKEVGVKKVMGAYRFQLTTQFLVEILMQCFAATILALILAELALPGFNNLFLLKLSIWHVDNGLLWQLPLILLLITLIAGIYPAMVLSGFKPALVLKGNFSTSKQSYWLRNGLLVFQFSIAVIFIIGLFIINAQLKYMRSQDLGFKAEQVVYIKNINLFNNPAKFEPVRERMLKIPGIKSATVATGIPNGAANGTNTYTSNGVQASIDYLDVDFDYFETLDIKLKEGRFFSKSFKTDTANSAVINESAAAKYGLTNPIGQTISGCHTDYKIVGVIKDFKAQGFENATQPTIYAIKDPCGNAKMEIMLKIEENKMASALAALKAQWPEINKLDGEDFRYAFLDELYGKLFKKQEQLQSVFFAAAVLTIFIALLGLYAFAKYITNGRLKEIAVRKILGATDVQLLKLINSSFFILVVIANVISWPIAYVITNMWLKTFAYRIDFPVLPFVTTTLITILLTIITVSIQAKKAVNANPVDALKYE encoded by the coding sequence ATGTTCAAATTAAACCTAAAAATAGCCCTGCGTAACCTTTGGAGAAACAAGGGGATTACTGCCATTAATGTTGGTGGTTTGGCCATTGCTTTAGCTGCGTTTATTTTAGTAATGCTGTATTTTACTTACGAAACCAGTTTCGATAAGTCTAATCCGAACTATAAAAATATTTATGTTGTTGGGCGGATATACCCCGATTTTAAGACCAATTATACCCCGCCACCATTAGCAAAGGCAATTAAACAACACTTCCCCGAAGTTGAAAAGGCAGGTATCACCAAAGGTAGCTTTTTTGAACTTGTGCTTAAAAACGGCAAAAACACCATTTTTACCAATAATTTCATGCAGGCCGATTATGCTGCTGCCGAAATACTAGATTTAAAACCAACTGGTGGACTGGAAAGACCTGCGGGTAATGAAGAACGTGTTTCCTATTTAAGCAAGGAAAGTATGAAAACACTTTTCCCAAATAAAACAGATAATAAGCCTGAAATGGTGATCGTGGGAAGCAGTGTTATGGGGATAACCAGTAAGATTAATGGCTCAATTGTAAATAACACCCATTCAAATGTAACTTTCGATGGTATTTCAATTGGGAACGAGATAGGGCAGGGCGAAAATTATGGCCATAACAATTACACCACCTACATACAGGTTAAACCTGGAACTGATGTTGCCAATTTAACAGAAAAGATAACCAGCTTATATCGGGCAGAGTTACTGAAAGAAGAAACGGATCGGGAAACGATTGATAAAATAAAAGGAATCTCTACGTTTTTAGATCCCTTATCAAACCAGCATTTAAAACCTAAAGCAGGTAACGATGCACCTTATAAAATACTGATTGCACTTTCGGTTTTAGGAGTTCTGATTTTGGTAATTGCCAGTGTTAATTTTACTAACCTAAGTATTGCGCAGGCCACCAAACGGGCAAAAGAAGTTGGTGTTAAAAAAGTAATGGGGGCATATCGTTTCCAGTTAACTACACAATTTCTGGTCGAGATTTTAATGCAATGCTTTGCTGCTACCATATTGGCCTTAATTTTGGCTGAGCTTGCTTTGCCGGGCTTTAACAACCTGTTTCTTTTAAAGCTTTCTATCTGGCATGTAGATAATGGTTTGCTTTGGCAACTGCCTTTAATTTTACTTTTAATCACATTGATTGCAGGCATTTACCCGGCAATGGTTTTATCGGGTTTTAAGCCTGCACTGGTTTTAAAAGGCAATTTTTCTACCAGCAAGCAAAGCTATTGGTTACGCAATGGTTTACTGGTTTTTCAATTTAGCATTGCTGTTATTTTTATTATTGGCTTGTTCATTATCAATGCCCAGCTAAAATACATGCGTAGTCAGGATTTGGGTTTTAAAGCCGAACAGGTGGTTTACATTAAAAATATTAATTTGTTTAACAACCCGGCCAAATTTGAGCCAGTAAGAGAACGCATGTTAAAAATACCTGGTATAAAATCGGCAACAGTAGCAACCGGAATTCCGAATGGCGCAGCCAACGGAACCAATACCTATACCTCAAATGGGGTACAAGCCAGTATTGATTACCTGGATGTAGATTTCGATTACTTCGAAACCTTGGATATCAAGTTAAAAGAAGGTCGGTTTTTCTCCAAATCCTTTAAAACCGATACAGCAAATTCGGCCGTAATTAACGAGAGTGCTGCCGCCAAATACGGATTAACCAATCCGATTGGCCAAACCATAAGCGGTTGCCATACCGATTATAAAATAGTTGGGGTAATTAAAGATTTTAAGGCCCAGGGTTTCGAAAATGCCACCCAGCCAACCATTTACGCCATTAAAGATCCTTGCGGAAATGCGAAGATGGAAATCATGCTTAAAATTGAAGAGAATAAAATGGCGAGCGCATTGGCAGCATTAAAAGCACAATGGCCGGAAATTAACAAACTGGATGGAGAAGATTTTCGCTATGCGTTTTTAGATGAGCTTTACGGTAAACTCTTTAAAAAACAAGAACAGCTGCAGTCTGTCTTCTTCGCCGCTGCGGTGCTTACCATTTTTATCGCTTTGCTGGGTTTATATGCTTTTGCCAAATACATTACCAATGGCCGTTTAAAAGAAATTGCCGTGCGTAAAATATTGGGTGCAACCGATGTGCAGTTGCTCAAACTAATCAATAGTTCATTTTTTATCCTGGTGGTTATTGCCAACGTTATTTCATGGCCAATTGCCTACGTTATTACCAATATGTGGCTCAAAACCTTTGCATACCGGATCGATTTTCCTGTTTTGCCCTTTGTAACCACCACATTGATTACCATTTTATTAACCATTATAACCGTAAGCATACAGGCTAAAAAGGCAGTTAATGCCAACCCGGTTGATGCTTTGAAATACGAATAA
- a CDS encoding ABC transporter permease, with amino-acid sequence MFKLNLKIALRNLWKNKTSSFINVIGLAIGLAACLMLLLYVTYEWNFDKQAKKSAQVYTTMTNIESDNKKISGTFEGSVTAFGPAIKAALPEVMYTARMDYGKENLIANGTNAFKRKSKFAEPDILKMYDYKFTSGDAKTALSSPNSIVLTESTAKLLFGNTDVLNKVVRFKDKYDLNITAVINDLAENSSNKFDYLMPWSFYESIDESAKSVNWGNYSYITLVMLKENADLTAVNKKIMG; translated from the coding sequence ATGTTCAAATTAAACTTAAAAATCGCATTACGGAACCTGTGGAAGAACAAAACCTCTTCTTTCATTAATGTAATTGGTTTGGCCATTGGCCTGGCTGCCTGTTTAATGTTGTTGCTTTATGTAACCTACGAATGGAATTTTGATAAGCAAGCTAAAAAATCGGCCCAGGTTTATACCACCATGACCAACATTGAGAGCGACAATAAGAAAATTTCGGGCACTTTTGAAGGTTCAGTTACCGCATTTGGACCGGCAATAAAAGCAGCTTTGCCTGAGGTAATGTATACTGCCCGTATGGATTATGGCAAAGAAAATCTGATTGCAAATGGTACGAACGCATTTAAACGGAAATCAAAATTTGCCGAGCCCGATATCCTGAAAATGTACGATTATAAATTTACCAGCGGGGATGCTAAAACAGCTTTGAGTAGTCCAAATTCAATTGTGTTAACCGAATCTACAGCTAAACTTTTATTCGGTAATACCGATGTTTTGAATAAAGTGGTACGGTTTAAAGATAAGTACGACCTGAATATTACTGCTGTGATTAACGATCTGGCAGAAAACAGTTCGAATAAGTTCGATTATTTAATGCCTTGGTCGTTTTACGAATCGATAGATGAAAGCGCAAAATCGGTTAATTGGGGGAATTACAGTTACATCACGTTGGTAATGTTAAAGGAAAATGCCGACTTAACTGCTGTAAACAAAAAAATCATGGGGTAA
- a CDS encoding ABC transporter permease, producing the protein MGELQLHHVGNVKGKCRLNCCKQKNHGVIKTNTQDDFQIQALFPLSKLHLYGKFEDGKSTGGAIEQIYLFIGLAFGILLIACINFMNMATAKSEKRAKEVGIKKTIGANRSSLILQFLTESMVLTFIAVVIAIALLEICLPAFNHLLNINLGISYFNVSSWIGILAIVFATGLIAGSYPAFYLSSFNPVQTLKRKIGAKGLWSVSLRQVLVVGQFCFAIILIISTLVIYRQIQFIKNRPVGFDINALVEIPQDGELKGKYELLKSELLKSGAVSAMFQSSVSLSHHGSNFMDMAWEGMTKPTNTVLFNQVATTYDFIKTNGIKLTDGRDFSKQFASDSVGVLVSASAVKVFGYKNPVGRTVSAFGDKYHIIGVFDDYVWDSPYKSNNPMLVFFDPRRTGYITMRLNEENGLQRNIETISKVTQALNPAFPVEINFLNTLYLDKYKTEKTLGVLSNLFGGLAIFVSCLGLFGLVAYSAEQRTKEFGVRKVLGASVANLMQLLSLSFLKMIAVAIVIAIPVSYYAMGRWLIKFEFHTDISWWIMLVAAMGTLLIALITVSFQAYKTAKANPVDALKYE; encoded by the coding sequence TTGGGGGAATTACAGTTACATCACGTTGGTAATGTTAAAGGAAAATGCCGACTTAACTGCTGTAAACAAAAAAATCATGGGGTAATTAAAACAAATACCCAGGATGATTTCCAAATACAGGCATTATTCCCTTTAAGTAAACTACACCTCTACGGAAAATTCGAAGATGGAAAAAGCACTGGCGGAGCTATTGAACAGATATATCTTTTTATTGGCCTGGCCTTTGGCATCCTTTTAATTGCCTGTATCAACTTCATGAACATGGCCACGGCCAAATCAGAAAAAAGGGCCAAAGAAGTAGGAATAAAGAAAACCATTGGCGCAAACCGCAGTTCGTTAATTCTCCAGTTTTTAACAGAATCGATGGTGCTAACATTTATTGCGGTAGTTATTGCCATCGCCCTGCTCGAAATCTGCCTGCCGGCCTTTAATCATTTACTCAATATTAACCTGGGCATATCTTATTTCAATGTAAGCAGTTGGATAGGAATTTTGGCCATTGTATTTGCTACAGGCTTAATTGCAGGAAGTTATCCGGCATTTTATCTTTCTTCCTTTAATCCGGTTCAAACCCTTAAAAGAAAAATAGGTGCAAAAGGATTGTGGTCGGTTAGTTTGAGGCAGGTACTCGTTGTAGGGCAGTTTTGTTTTGCCATTATTCTGATCATTTCAACCCTTGTTATTTACCGTCAGATTCAGTTCATTAAAAACAGGCCGGTTGGTTTCGATATCAATGCTTTAGTCGAAATTCCGCAGGATGGCGAGTTGAAAGGGAAGTACGAACTGTTAAAAAGCGAATTACTTAAATCAGGCGCTGTTTCTGCCATGTTCCAGTCGTCGGTAAGTTTATCGCACCATGGCTCCAACTTCATGGATATGGCCTGGGAAGGAATGACTAAACCAACCAACACTGTATTATTTAATCAGGTAGCTACCACATACGATTTCATCAAAACCAATGGAATTAAGCTAACCGATGGACGTGATTTTTCAAAGCAATTCGCTTCCGATTCAGTAGGCGTATTAGTAAGTGCTTCGGCAGTAAAGGTTTTTGGTTATAAAAATCCGGTAGGTAGAACTGTAAGTGCTTTTGGCGATAAATACCACATCATTGGTGTGTTTGACGATTACGTTTGGGACTCACCTTATAAATCGAACAATCCGATGCTTGTATTTTTCGACCCACGCAGAACCGGATACATTACCATGCGTTTAAACGAAGAAAACGGCTTGCAGCGCAACATCGAAACAATAAGCAAAGTTACCCAGGCATTAAATCCGGCTTTTCCGGTCGAAATAAATTTCCTAAACACTTTGTACCTGGATAAATATAAAACCGAAAAAACACTGGGAGTACTATCTAACCTCTTTGGTGGCCTGGCTATTTTCGTTTCCTGCTTGGGTTTATTTGGGTTAGTTGCCTACAGCGCTGAACAACGTACCAAGGAATTTGGTGTACGGAAGGTTTTGGGTGCATCGGTTGCCAATTTAATGCAGTTGCTATCGCTTTCTTTCCTTAAAATGATTGCCGTAGCCATTGTAATTGCTATACCAGTAAGTTATTATGCCATGGGCAGGTGGCTTATAAAGTTCGAATTTCATACCGATATCAGCTGGTGGATTATGCTTGTGGCAGCTATGGGTACCTTATTGATAGCCTTAATTACGGTGAGCTTTCAGGCCTATAAAACTGCGAAGGCTAACCCGGTAGATGCTTTGAAATACGAATAA
- a CDS encoding ABC transporter permease, translating to MFKLNLKIALRNLWKHKGFTLINVGGLAIGMACCLMLLLYVNYEWSFDKQYKNADKVYFAALNLKFNGKLATTMAVPNKLANAAATELPGIKNAARISMPGGSRLYSHDQNHFKLEALSVDPAFLKILDQKFIYGDPETALAEPHNVLINASTAKKLFGDQNPLGQSITYDNKISLKVSAVIEDLPKNQSIQFDILQPWAFLEQENPAEKEYGWGAITCLTIFQLKDNANLEATNTAIKNFVVNKEPNLKEMTYQIFLFPLAKLHLYDKFDNGESTGGKIDQLKLFVFLAICVLLIACINYMNLSTAKSEKRAREVGVRKALGSTRNTIMGQFMIESLLLSVLAMAIAFITLEVSLPYFNNLLDISIKIDYSSYQFCGLLLSMVLITGLLAGSYPAFYLSSFIPVKVLKGFKGSTGSLSIRKTLVVVQFSLSICMIISAIVIYSQIQHLKNKPLGFDQTALAQIDLEGEWAKPEKLALFKNELQKAGAITSATEYAGSFTSGGSITGDISWPGKPKNDVSIINYRSTGFEFAKTTGVKIVAGRDFDPKFSADTATSLLLNQTAVKTMGLKNPVGTVIHWGDNPPLKVVGVVQDYSNESLASKIQPTVYYYNIKTSKVLLLKLNPTQSLGTSVEAIKSVSSRLNPAYPVEVKMVSQGMAEKLRSERLLSVLSNLFGGFAIFISCLGLLGLALYTAEQRSKEISIRKVLGANLSDILILLNKDFMKLVVIANLIAIPVAYILVAKWLEKYDYKISINPWPFLLALLTSVLIALITVSMQTFKVAKANAVDALKYE from the coding sequence ATGTTCAAATTAAATCTAAAAATCGCATTGCGCAACCTGTGGAAACACAAAGGCTTTACGTTAATTAATGTAGGTGGCCTGGCCATCGGCATGGCTTGCTGTTTAATGTTGTTGCTGTATGTAAATTACGAGTGGAGTTTCGACAAGCAATATAAAAATGCAGATAAAGTGTATTTTGCCGCATTAAACCTGAAATTTAACGGTAAACTGGCTACTACAATGGCCGTACCGAATAAGTTGGCTAATGCAGCCGCAACAGAATTGCCAGGTATTAAAAACGCAGCACGTATTTCTATGCCCGGTGGCTCCAGGCTTTACAGTCACGATCAGAACCATTTTAAGCTGGAAGCACTGAGTGTAGATCCAGCTTTTCTGAAAATCCTCGATCAGAAATTTATTTACGGCGATCCCGAAACAGCATTGGCCGAACCCCATAATGTGCTAATCAATGCCTCTACTGCTAAAAAGTTATTTGGCGATCAAAATCCACTTGGCCAAAGCATTACTTACGACAATAAGATAAGTTTGAAGGTGAGTGCAGTGATTGAAGATCTGCCTAAGAACCAAAGTATTCAATTTGATATTTTACAGCCATGGGCATTTCTAGAACAGGAAAACCCAGCAGAGAAAGAATATGGTTGGGGCGCTATTACCTGCTTAACTATATTCCAGCTGAAAGATAATGCCAATTTAGAAGCTACGAATACAGCCATTAAAAATTTTGTGGTAAACAAAGAACCTAACCTGAAGGAAATGACCTACCAGATTTTTCTTTTTCCACTGGCTAAACTCCATCTGTACGATAAATTTGATAATGGAGAATCGACTGGCGGTAAAATAGATCAGCTAAAATTATTCGTTTTTCTAGCCATTTGCGTGTTGCTTATTGCCTGTATCAATTACATGAACCTTTCTACCGCTAAATCTGAAAAACGGGCGAGGGAAGTAGGGGTACGTAAGGCTTTAGGCTCTACCCGCAATACCATCATGGGACAGTTTATGATCGAGTCGCTTTTGTTATCGGTTCTGGCCATGGCCATTGCTTTTATTACGCTCGAGGTTTCTTTGCCTTATTTCAATAACCTGCTTGATATTTCGATTAAGATCGACTACAGTTCATATCAGTTTTGTGGATTGTTACTTTCGATGGTATTGATTACCGGCTTACTTGCCGGAAGTTACCCTGCTTTCTATCTTTCCTCTTTTATTCCTGTCAAAGTACTTAAAGGTTTTAAAGGCTCCACCGGTTCACTTTCTATCCGCAAAACATTGGTGGTGGTGCAGTTTAGCCTTTCTATTTGTATGATTATTTCGGCCATTGTAATTTACAGCCAAATTCAGCACCTTAAAAATAAACCACTGGGCTTCGATCAAACTGCGCTTGCTCAGATTGATCTGGAAGGCGAGTGGGCCAAGCCGGAGAAGCTCGCACTGTTTAAAAATGAATTGCAAAAAGCAGGAGCTATTACCTCGGCTACAGAATATGCTGGCTCATTTACCAGCGGCGGCTCTATTACGGGCGATATTTCATGGCCCGGAAAGCCTAAAAATGATGTTTCGATTATTAATTATAGAAGCACTGGTTTCGAATTCGCCAAAACTACCGGTGTAAAAATCGTAGCGGGAAGAGATTTTGATCCTAAATTTTCTGCCGATACTGCCACCTCACTTTTACTTAATCAAACCGCTGTTAAAACCATGGGATTAAAGAATCCGGTTGGCACTGTGATTCATTGGGGCGATAATCCACCGCTTAAAGTAGTAGGCGTAGTGCAGGATTATTCAAATGAATCTCTTGCTTCCAAAATACAGCCAACAGTTTATTATTATAACATCAAGACCAGCAAGGTTTTATTGCTTAAACTAAACCCTACGCAATCGTTAGGTACTTCTGTTGAAGCGATAAAATCGGTTAGCAGCCGTTTAAATCCTGCTTATCCGGTTGAAGTAAAAATGGTTAGTCAGGGGATGGCCGAAAAACTCCGTAGCGAAAGGTTGCTCAGCGTACTTTCTAACCTGTTTGGCGGCTTTGCCATTTTTATTTCATGCCTTGGCTTGCTTGGCCTGGCCTTGTACACTGCCGAACAGCGGAGCAAAGAAATCAGTATCCGTAAAGTTTTAGGAGCTAATCTTTCTGACATTCTGATCCTGTTAAACAAAGATTTTATGAAACTGGTGGTAATAGCCAATCTGATTGCCATTCCGGTGGCTTATATCCTTGTGGCTAAATGGCTGGAGAAATACGATTATAAAATTTCGATCAATCCATGGCCCTTTTTGCTGGCGCTTTTAACCTCGGTACTCATTGCCCTGATAACAGTAAGCATGCAGACTTTTAAAGTTGCCAAAGCCAATGCCGTTGATGCACTAAAATACGAATAA